The Primulina tabacum isolate GXHZ01 chromosome 7, ASM2559414v2, whole genome shotgun sequence genome includes a window with the following:
- the LOC142551761 gene encoding thioredoxin H9-like codes for MGHCLAKATNDGDDSDHNVELTGGNVHLITTKEGWEQKMAEAKTDGKIVIANFSASWCGPCKLIAPFYAELSEKHQSLMFLTVDVDELTEFSTSWDIKATPTFFFLKDGRQLDKLVGANKSELQKKVTVILDF; via the exons ATGGGGCATTGCTTAGCTAAG GCTACAAATGATGGAGATGATTCTGATCATAATGTTGAGTTGACTGGTGGAAATGTGCACCTTATCACGACAAAGGAAGGTTGGGAACAAAAGATGGCAGAAGCTAAGACAGATGGAAAAATT GTAATCGCCAATTTCAGTGCTTCATGGTGTGGCCCTTGCAAACTTATTGCACCTTTCTATGCTGAGCTGTCTGAGAAACACCAATCTCTAATGTTTTTGACAGTTGATGTGGACGAGCTCACT GAATTTAGCACATCATGGGATATCAAAGCAACGCCAACCTTCTTTTTCCTTAAAGACGGGCGACAACTTGACAAACTTGTAGGAGCCAACAAGTCAGAACTGCAGAAGAAGGTGACTGTGAtacttgatttttaa